The Rhododendron vialii isolate Sample 1 chromosome 5a, ASM3025357v1 genome contains a region encoding:
- the LOC131325452 gene encoding uncharacterized protein LOC131325452: MTMSIVILTLSVLSSVSVFLQQNNAYPDAYEVLKEYEYPVGLLPAEVTGYKLDRCTGRFSVFLKGPCHYTTETLTYPFRFDEIVTGVIRRDGITNIRGVRVKSIFGWFRISSVLRFNDDFFDIAAGAASSVVRIEKLQASPRCGCESRCENAGPYSVAAGVEEKIAEADSIKRSPTPEEVLQEKVEKPTCPSCGVSSQGIPDQDVNNFSELSVQLGEIAQSLREINGNRLNITLLYHEVMSVRDFDELTLLRAFDYLVKNDNDGKGFLAKTPRHRAVAVEGFCEKVDGFRKKEDKDQTS, encoded by the exons ATGACAATGTCCATCGTTATTCTTACGCTCTCCGTTCTTTCTTCTGTTTCTGTTTTCCTACAACAAAACAACGCTTACCCCGACGCCTATGAAGTGCTAAAAGAGTACGAGTACCCCGTGGGTCTCCTGCCCGCGGAGGTCACAGGCTATAAACTAGATAGATGCACCGGCCGATTTTCGGTGTTCCTAAAAGGACCCTGTCACTATACAACAGAAACTCTTACATATCCGTTCAGATTTGATGAGATCGTAACGGGCGTAATACGCAGAGACGGGATCACCAACATTCGCGGGGTTAGAGTGAAGTCCATCTTCGGATGGTTTCGAATAAGCAGTGTTCTCCGCTTCAACGACGACTTCTTTGACATAGCCGCTGGGGCAGCATCATCTGTAGTGCGGATTGAGAAGTTGCAAGCTTCCCCAAGATGTGGGTGCGAGTCGCGTTGCGAGAACGCCGGTCCG TATTCTGTTGCTGCCGGAGTCGAGGAGAAGATCGCCGAAGCAGACTCGATTAAACGTTCCCCTACTCCGGAAGAGGTATTACAAGAGAAGGTTGAGAAACCAACCTGTCCCTCTTGCGGAGTTTCATCACAGGGAATTCCCGACCAAGATGTTAACAATTTCTCCGAGTTGTCCGTACAACTCGGAGAAATCGCTCAAAGCCTTAGAGAAATCAACGGCAATCGACTTAACATCACGTTATTGTACCACGAGGTCATGAGCGTTAGAGACTTCGATGAATTGACGCTGCTAAGGGCGTTCGATTACTTAGTCAAAAATGATAACGACGGAAAAGGGTTTTTGGCGAAGACTCCCAGACACCGAGCAGTGGCGGTTGAAGGTTTTTGCGAGAAGGTTGATGGTTTTCGCAAGAAGGAAGACAAGGATCAAACGTCCTAA
- the LOC131325450 gene encoding probable 3-hydroxyisobutyrate dehydrogenase-like 1, mitochondrial, whose product MRLPSLLRSLHTHFHSHALFPPPSPTTATTHLRPMATASSTTADPISPSNTRLGWIGTGVMGRSMCVHLLKAGYALTLFTRTRSKSQPLLDLGAAWAPSPALVAAQSDVVFSIVGYPSDVRHVILHPDSGALAGLAPTGTLVDMTTSDPSLAAEIHAAAATKSCSSVDAPVSGGDRGARDGTLTIFAGGEEQTVNRLKPIFSLLGKVNYMGGPGKGQFCKLANQITIASTMVGLIEGLIYAHKAGLNLGLYLDAIATGAAGSKSLDLYGKRILDRDFEPGFFVNHFVKDLGICLKECQSMGLALPGLALAQQLYISLKAHGEGDLGTQALVLALERMNNMSLESVKEKA is encoded by the coding sequence ATGAGACTGCCCTCTCTACTCCGCTCACTCCACACCCACTTCCACTCCCACGCCCTCTTCCCACCTCCCTcacccaccaccgccaccacccacCTCCGCCCCATGGCCACCGCCTCCTCCACCACCGCAGACCCAATAAGCCCATCCAACACCCGCCTGGGCTGGATCGGCACGGGCGTGATGGGGCGGTCCATGTGCGTCCACCTCCTCAAGGCCGGCTACGCCCTCACCCTCTTCACCCGCACCCGATCGAAATCCCAGCCCCTCCTAGACCTCGGCGCCGCGTGGGCCCCGTCCCCTGCCCTCGTCGCCGCCCAATCCGACGTCGTTTTCTCCATCGTCGGCTACCCCTCCGATGTCCGCCACGTCATCCTTCACCCCGACTCCGGCGCCCTCGCCGGCCTCGCACCCACCGGGACCCTCGTCGACATGACCACCTCCGACCCCTCCCTCGCAGCCGAGAtccacgccgccgccgccaccaagTCCTGCTCCTCCGTCGACGCCCCCGTCTCCGGCGGCGACCGCGGTGCCAGGGACGGAACCCTGACCATCTTCGCCGGCGGCGAGGAACAAACCGTTAACCGCTTGAAACCCATCTTCTCCCTCCTCGGGAAAGTCAACTACATGGGTGGGCCGGGGAAGGGGCAGTTTTGTAAACTGGCTAACCAGATCACCATTGCTTCAACCATGGTGGGGTTGATAGAGGGTTTGATATACGCACACAAAGCCGGTTTGAATCTGGGTTTGTATCTGGACGCGATTGCGACCGGGGCAGCCGGGTCAAAATCGTTGGATTTGTACGGGAAGAGGATACTGGACCGGGATTTCGAACCCGGGTTTTTCGTGAACCATTTTGTGAAGGATTTGGGGATTTGTTTGAAGGAGTGTCAGAGTATGGGGCTGGCTTTGCCTGGGCTGGCATTGGCTCAGCAGCTTTATATCTCGCTTAAGGCTCATGGGGAGGGGGATTTGGGCACCCAGGCGCTGGTTTTGGCGCTCGAGCGGATGAATAACATGTCACTTGAGTCTGTGAAAGAGAAGGCTTGA
- the LOC131325449 gene encoding hexokinase-1-like, with translation MGKVAVCTAAVCAAAVCAAAALVVRHRMRSSGRWAKAMAILEELEDKCGTPTGKLRQVADAMAVEMHAGLASEGGSKLKMIISYVDNLPTGDERGSFYALDLGGTNFRVLRVLLGGKEKRVAKQEFEEVSIPPDLMIGTSDALFDFIADALKKFVDTEGEDYHLSPGRQRELGFTFSFPVKQTSIASGALVKWTKGFSIEDAVGQDIVGELTKSLERVGLDMRVAALVNDTIGTLAGGRYDNPDVIAAVILGTGTNAAYVERAHAIPKWHGLLPKSGEMVINMEWGNFRSSHLPLTEYDIAMDVDSLNPGEQIFEKIISGMYLGEILRRVLCRMADEAAFFGDTVPPKLKIPFILRTPHMSAMHHDTSSDLKVVGSKLKDILEISNTSLKTRKVIVELCEIISIRGARLAAAGILGVLKKLGRDTVKEGEKQSSVIAMDGGLYEHYTKFSNALESTLKELLGEASDSIVITHSNDGSGVGAALLAASHSQYLEVEDS, from the exons ATGGGGAAGGTGGCGGTGTGCACCGCGGCGGTATGCGCGGCGGCGGTGTGCGCGGCGGCGGCGCTGGTGGTGCGGCACCGGATGCGGAGCTCGGGGAGGTGGGCCAAGGCGATGGCGATACTCGAGGAGCTGGAGGACAAGTGCGGGACCCCCACAGGGAAGCTGAGGCAGGTCGCCGACGCCATGGCCGTCGAGATGCACGCCGGCCTCGCCTCCGAAGGCGGCTCCAAGCTCAAGATGATCATCAGCTACGTCGACAACCTCCCCACCGG AGATGAGAGAGGTTCATTTTATGCTTTGGATCTCGGTGGTACAAACTTCCGCGTCCTGCGTGTACTATTGGGTGGGAAAGAGAAGCGTGTTGCTAAACAAGAGTTTGAAGAAGTTTCGATTCCTCCGGACTTGATGATTGGGACTTCAGAC GCATTGTTTGATTTTATTGCTGATGCACTCAAGAAATTTGTTGATACAGAAGGGGAAGATTATCATCTTTCACCTGGTAGGCAAAGGGAGCTGGGTTTCACGTTTTCATTCCCAGTTAAGCAGACATCAATTGCATCAGGGGCTCTTGTTAAATGGACAAAAGGCTTCTCTATAGAAGATGCG GTTGGACAAGATATCGTGGGAGAGTTGACGAAATCCCTGGAAAGAGTTGGTCTTGATATGCGTGTGGCTGCTTTG GTCAATGATACCATTGGAACACTAGCAGGCGGCAGATATGATAACCCAGATGTCATTGCTGCTGTGATTTTGGGCACCGGAACCAATGCAGCATATGTGGAGCGAGCACATGCTATTCCCAAGTGGCATGGTTTACTCCCTAAATCAGGAGAGATG GTTATCAACATGGAGTGGGGCAACTTTCGCTCGTCGCATCTTCCATTAACAGAATATGATATAGCAATGGATGTTGATAGCTTAAACCCTGGTGAACAG ATTTTTGAGAAGATCATTTCTGGCATGTATTTGGGAGAAATTTTACGCAGGGTTCTATGCAGAATGGCAGATGAAGCTGCCTTCTTTGGCGATACCGTTCCCCCAAAACTGAAGATTCCATTTATATTGAG GACCCCTCATATGTCTGCAATGCACCATGATACTTCTTCTGATCTCAAAGTGGTTGGGAGCAAGTTGAAGGATATCCtagag atatcCAACACCTCTCTGAAAACGAGAAAAGTCATAGTGGAGCTATGTGAAATAATATCCATTCGTGGAGCACGCCTTGCTGCGGCTGGGATCCTAGGCGTCCTCAAGAAATTAGGCAGAGATACAGTGAAGGAGGGGGAGAAGCAGAGTTCAGTTATAGCTATGGATGGTGGGCTGTATGAACACTACACCAAATTCAGCAATGCTTTGGAGAGCACTCTGAAGGAGTTGCTGGGCGAGGCATCTGACTCGATTGTTATTACACATTCCAATGATGGCTCTGGCGTCGGAGCAGCCCTTCTGGCTGCCTCACACTCCCAGTACCTCGAGGTCGAGGATTCATAG